A genome region from Brassica oleracea var. oleracea cultivar TO1000 chromosome C2, BOL, whole genome shotgun sequence includes the following:
- the LOC106322529 gene encoding putative lipid-transfer protein DIR1 — translation MASKKVGVMVMMMVVVVVMATLVERSVAIDLCGMTQSELNECKPAVSKENPTNPSTLCCDYLKHADFSCLCGYRNSPWLGSFGIDPALALGLPSKCDMPNAPTC, via the coding sequence ATGGCGAGCAAGAAGGTGGGTGTGATGGTGATGATGATGGTGGTGGTGGTGGTGATGGCTACGTTAGTGGAGAGGTCAGTGGCGATTGATCTCTGTGGCATGACCCAGTCAGAGTTGAATGAATGCAAACCAGCGGTGAGCAAGGAGAATCCAACGAACCCATCAACGCTTTGCTGCGACTATCTGAAACACGCTGACTTCAGCTGCCTTTGCGGCTACAGGAACTCTCCATGGCTCGGTTCTTTTGGTATTGATCCGGCACTCGCTCTTGGACTCCCCAGCAAATGTGACATGCCCAACGCACCAACTTGTTAA